The Triticum urartu cultivar G1812 unplaced genomic scaffold, Tu2.1 TuUngrouped_contig_6836, whole genome shotgun sequence genome has a segment encoding these proteins:
- the LOC125531141 gene encoding ubiquitin-conjugating enzyme E2 36-like isoform X2, translating into MANSNLPRRIIKETQRLLSEPAPGISASPSEENMRYFNVMILGPTQSPYEGGVFKLELFLPEEYPMAPPKVRFLTKIYHPNIDKLGRICLDILKDKWSPALQIRTVLLSIQALLSAPNPDDPLADNVAKHWKANETEAVETAKEWTRVYANDA; encoded by the exons ATGGCCAACAGCAACCTCCCCCGCCGCATCATCAAG GAGACGCAGCGGCTGCTCAGCGAACCAG CTCCTGGGATCAGTGCTTCACCATCAGAGGAGAACATGCGCTACTTCAATGTCATGATCCTTGGCCCAACTCAGTCGCCATATGAAG GAGGAGTATTCAAACTTGAGTTGTTTTTACCTGAAGAATATCCAATGGCTCCGCCAAAG GTTCGCTTTCTCACAAAAATTTACCATCCAAACATTGACAAG CTTGGGAGGATATGCCTTGATATCTTAAAGGACAAGTGGAGTCCTGCCCTTCAGATCCGAACAGTTCTTTTGAG CATTCAAGCACTCCTCAGCGCTCCAAATCCTGACGATCCGCTTGCTGACAATGTGGCAAAGCACTGGAAGGCCAACGAAACAGAAGCTGTGGAAACAG CCAAAGAGTGGACCCGTGTCTACGCTAATGATGCATGA
- the LOC125531141 gene encoding ubiquitin-conjugating enzyme E2 36-like isoform X1: MANSNLPRRIIKETQRLLSEPAPGISASPSEENMRYFNVMILGPTQSPYEGGVFKLELFLPEEYPMAPPKVRFLTKIYHPNIDKLGRICLDILKDKWSPALQIRTVLLSIQALLSAPNPDDPLADNVAKHWKANETEAVETVSYCAAKEWTRVYANDA, translated from the exons ATGGCCAACAGCAACCTCCCCCGCCGCATCATCAAG GAGACGCAGCGGCTGCTCAGCGAACCAG CTCCTGGGATCAGTGCTTCACCATCAGAGGAGAACATGCGCTACTTCAATGTCATGATCCTTGGCCCAACTCAGTCGCCATATGAAG GAGGAGTATTCAAACTTGAGTTGTTTTTACCTGAAGAATATCCAATGGCTCCGCCAAAG GTTCGCTTTCTCACAAAAATTTACCATCCAAACATTGACAAG CTTGGGAGGATATGCCTTGATATCTTAAAGGACAAGTGGAGTCCTGCCCTTCAGATCCGAACAGTTCTTTTGAG CATTCAAGCACTCCTCAGCGCTCCAAATCCTGACGATCCGCTTGCTGACAATGTGGCAAAGCACTGGAAGGCCAACGAAACAGAAGCTGTGGAAACAG TTTCATATTGTGCAGCCAAAGAGTGGACCCGTGTCTACGCTAATGATGCATGA